In a genomic window of Nodosilinea sp. E11:
- the sodX gene encoding nickel-type superoxide dismutase maturation protease, producing MNHAFAVTPPSQLRRSQVTDVVLWLLRQRRRLRVVGESMLPLLEAGSEVLIDPTAYRQQVPQPGDLVVARHPRQPELWLIKWVVYVDADGCFLKGLNAAASTDSRDFGLVAQTNILGRVVCRFP from the coding sequence GTGAATCATGCTTTTGCCGTTACTCCGCCGTCGCAGTTGCGCCGCAGTCAGGTCACCGATGTAGTGCTGTGGCTACTGCGTCAGCGGCGGCGGTTGCGCGTAGTTGGCGAGTCCATGCTGCCTTTGCTAGAGGCGGGCAGCGAAGTTTTGATCGATCCCACCGCCTATCGTCAACAAGTACCCCAACCGGGAGACTTGGTGGTGGCCCGCCATCCCCGCCAACCAGAGCTATGGCTGATCAAATGGGTGGTGTATGTGGATGCTGACGGCTGTTTCTTAAAGGGGCTCAACGCAGCAGCCAGCACCGACAGCCGTGACTTTGGCCTGGTTGCCCAGACCAATATTTTGGGTCGGGTAGTCTGTCGATTTCCGTGA
- a CDS encoding DUF4149 domain-containing protein — protein sequence MNTLSNPAAARPTRWVGAVLFALMFWFSSSLLMDFVIMPGLFVGGMMSQPDFGSTGYAMFWVFNRLELLCAGVILTGLLVARQSRPQRPVVASGLRSRWAMELGLGLLAVTLVLTYAVAPAMGALGTALDPFATTLEVPAAMNQMHGLYFGLEALKLLGCGALLSLLYGDLSRAEEI from the coding sequence ATGAATACCCTGTCTAACCCTGCCGCTGCTCGGCCCACCCGCTGGGTGGGAGCGGTTTTGTTTGCGCTGATGTTTTGGTTCAGCAGCAGTCTGCTGATGGATTTTGTCATTATGCCCGGTTTGTTTGTGGGGGGCATGATGAGCCAGCCTGACTTTGGCTCGACGGGCTACGCCATGTTTTGGGTGTTTAACCGTTTAGAACTACTGTGTGCCGGAGTCATTTTGACCGGGCTGTTGGTAGCTCGCCAGTCTCGCCCCCAGCGGCCTGTTGTCGCTAGCGGCCTACGCAGCCGCTGGGCCATGGAGCTAGGCCTAGGCCTACTGGCAGTGACCCTAGTGCTCACCTACGCCGTGGCCCCGGCCATGGGTGCCCTGGGCACCGCCCTAGACCCCTTTGCCACCACCCTTGAAGTGCCCGCCGCCATGAACCAAATGCACGGCCTCTACTTTGGCCTTGAAGCCCTAAAACTGCTGGGCTGCGGTGCCCTGCTGAGCCTACTCTACGGCGACCTCAGCCGGGCTGAGGAGATTTAA